One genomic segment of Actinoplanes ianthinogenes includes these proteins:
- a CDS encoding sensor histidine kinase gives MRFHARPQVLDAAVAATIALVVLITSAFPGHLRNGVALALIAATCLPLIWRRRRSLPVLVASTVAAEGYLARVPGGAGLLILAAPLLALYTVVEARGRRHSWLVACLVVAAIGAFHTAVRADHWLGPENLALAALGGVAVAAGEAARNRRLYLAEVLLRAEERLAAERLRIARDLHDSVGHHLALINVQAGVAAHLAAGEPAGETFEQIRRGSRDALAELRDAVSLLRRPGEPAAPVEPAVGLAALDDLLTAFRRSGLEIFFVRQEAAPPIPPAADVVAYRIVQESLTNVARHAGPTAVRLTLRHESGVLTVVVENDRPSVDKPVDDAVDTPAHGLLGMRERVTALGGEFHAGPRAIGGFRVSATLPTGLAA, from the coding sequence ATGCGGTTCCACGCCCGTCCACAGGTGCTGGACGCCGCGGTCGCGGCGACGATCGCCCTGGTCGTGCTGATCACCTCGGCCTTCCCGGGGCACCTGCGCAACGGGGTGGCGCTCGCCCTGATCGCCGCCACCTGCCTGCCGCTGATCTGGCGGCGCCGGCGGTCGCTGCCGGTGCTGGTGGCGAGCACCGTCGCCGCCGAGGGCTACCTGGCCCGGGTGCCCGGTGGCGCCGGGTTGCTGATCCTGGCCGCGCCGCTGCTCGCCCTGTACACCGTGGTCGAGGCGCGCGGGCGGCGGCACTCGTGGCTGGTCGCCTGCCTGGTGGTGGCCGCGATCGGCGCCTTCCACACCGCGGTCCGCGCCGATCACTGGCTGGGCCCGGAGAATCTGGCGCTGGCCGCGCTCGGCGGGGTCGCGGTAGCCGCCGGCGAGGCCGCCCGCAACCGCCGGCTCTACCTGGCCGAGGTGCTGCTGCGGGCCGAGGAGCGGCTGGCCGCCGAGCGCCTGCGGATCGCCCGTGACCTGCACGACAGCGTCGGCCACCACCTGGCGCTGATCAACGTGCAGGCTGGGGTGGCCGCCCATCTCGCGGCCGGCGAACCGGCCGGCGAGACGTTCGAGCAGATCCGCCGGGGCAGCCGGGACGCGCTGGCCGAGCTGCGCGACGCGGTGAGCCTGCTGCGCCGGCCCGGCGAGCCGGCCGCGCCGGTCGAGCCGGCGGTCGGCCTGGCCGCGCTCGACGATCTGCTCACCGCCTTCCGCCGGTCCGGGTTGGAGATCTTTTTCGTACGCCAGGAAGCCGCCCCGCCGATCCCACCGGCCGCCGACGTGGTCGCCTACCGGATCGTGCAGGAGTCGCTCACCAACGTCGCCCGGCACGCCGGCCCCACCGCGGTCCGGCTCACCCTCCGGCACGAGTCCGGCGTCCTCACCGTGGTTGTGGAAAACGACCGCCCTTCTGTGGATAAACCTGTGGACGATGCTGTGGATACCCCCGCGCACGGCCTGTTGGGCATGCGCGAGCGGGTCACCGCCCTGGGCGGCGAGTTCCACGCCGGGCCCCGCGCGATCGGCGGCTTCCGGGTCAGCGCCACCCTCCCCACCGGCCTCGCCGCATGA
- a CDS encoding PQQ-binding-like beta-propeller repeat protein, which translates to MRISQRLRVALTAGVVLAGTLLGWSPARAAEIGLSPAHAAQAGPARAAQAGLSPARAAQVGAESPALPAFNGSVYAVAFRGSTVYVGGNFTSATTHGRRVARARLAAFDARSGELLDWAPTADRTVRALAATGDSVYAAGDFGTVSGEDRDALARFDAGTGELGEFAHEVDGSPRALAVAHGRLYLGGDFTAVDDEDRTRLAAFRLSDGELDEDWTPAADAPVYALATAGRRVYLGGSFHRTNNVASTRRLSAVDARSGALVRGFRPQPAAVVYAVAVDGDGVYAGLGGLGGRAESWTVDGRPRWSRTFDGDVQAVAALDGTAYVGGHFDRACTSANVDKFGDCDDDSRSRVKLAAIDGDGDLTDWAPQANGIQGVRALAASRSLGVIAAGGDFTMIGGAARHRVATFN; encoded by the coding sequence ATGCGTATCTCTCAGCGGTTGCGGGTCGCGCTCACCGCCGGCGTCGTGCTGGCCGGAACACTCCTCGGCTGGTCACCGGCCCGGGCCGCGGAAATCGGCCTGTCACCGGCCCACGCGGCGCAGGCCGGCCCGGCCCGGGCCGCGCAAGCCGGCTTGTCACCGGCCCGGGCCGCGCAGGTCGGCGCCGAGTCGCCGGCCCTGCCCGCGTTCAACGGCTCGGTCTACGCGGTCGCGTTCCGCGGCAGCACGGTGTACGTCGGCGGGAACTTCACCTCGGCCACCACGCACGGGCGCCGGGTGGCCCGGGCCCGGCTGGCCGCGTTCGACGCGCGCAGCGGCGAGCTGCTGGACTGGGCCCCCACCGCCGACCGGACGGTACGCGCCCTGGCCGCCACCGGCGACTCGGTCTACGCGGCCGGCGACTTCGGCACCGTGTCCGGCGAGGACCGCGACGCGCTGGCCCGGTTCGACGCCGGCACCGGTGAGCTGGGCGAGTTCGCGCACGAGGTGGACGGGTCGCCGCGGGCGCTCGCCGTCGCGCACGGCCGCCTCTACCTCGGTGGCGACTTCACCGCGGTGGACGACGAGGATCGCACCCGGCTGGCCGCGTTCCGGCTCTCCGACGGCGAGCTGGACGAGGACTGGACGCCGGCCGCGGACGCGCCGGTCTACGCGCTGGCCACGGCGGGACGACGGGTGTACCTGGGCGGGAGCTTCCACCGTACGAACAATGTCGCCTCGACCCGGCGGCTGTCCGCGGTCGACGCCCGCAGCGGCGCCCTGGTCCGGGGTTTCCGGCCGCAACCCGCCGCGGTCGTCTACGCGGTGGCGGTCGACGGCGACGGCGTCTACGCCGGGCTGGGCGGTCTCGGCGGCCGGGCCGAGTCGTGGACCGTGGACGGCCGGCCGCGCTGGTCGCGCACCTTCGACGGCGACGTGCAGGCGGTCGCCGCGCTGGACGGCACCGCCTACGTCGGCGGGCACTTCGACCGGGCCTGCACCAGCGCGAACGTCGACAAGTTCGGCGACTGCGACGACGACTCCCGGTCCCGCGTGAAGCTCGCCGCGATCGACGGCGACGGCGACCTGACCGACTGGGCCCCGCAGGCCAACGGCATCCAGGGGGTCCGCGCGCTGGCCGCCAGCCGGTCGCTGGGCGTGATCGCGGCGGGCGGCGACTTCACCATGATCGGCGGCGCCGCCCGCCACCGGGTGGCCACCTTCAACTGA
- a CDS encoding sugar ABC transporter substrate-binding protein, protein MRRLMAVAGCVTLALAGAACNRGTGEPVAGLITKTDTNPFFVTMKKGAQQAADQQGLELQTFAGKVDGDNESQVQAIENLISFGAIGFLITPNDSKAIVPSLDRAHKAGMLVIALDTPVDPPDAADATFATDNYQAGKLIGEWAKAKFAKDGKQAKIAMLDLNPNQVSVDVKRDQGFLAGFGIPNGDPNKIGDENDPRISGHDVTDGNEEGGRTAMENLLQKDPSINLVYTINEPAAAGAYQALKAAGREKDVTIVSIDGGCPGVDNVANGVIGATSMQFPIKMAELGVEAIAQYAKDGTKPQNTAGKDFVDTGVQLITDDPQAGVEAKDSAWGKQNCWG, encoded by the coding sequence ATGCGCAGGCTGATGGCGGTCGCGGGCTGCGTGACGCTGGCGCTGGCCGGCGCCGCCTGCAATCGAGGCACCGGGGAACCGGTGGCCGGGCTGATCACCAAGACCGATACCAACCCGTTCTTCGTGACCATGAAGAAGGGCGCCCAGCAGGCCGCCGACCAGCAGGGGCTGGAGTTGCAGACGTTCGCCGGGAAGGTGGACGGCGACAACGAGAGCCAGGTCCAGGCGATCGAGAACCTCATCTCGTTCGGCGCCATCGGTTTCCTGATCACGCCGAACGACTCGAAGGCGATCGTGCCCTCGCTGGACCGGGCGCACAAGGCCGGCATGCTGGTGATCGCGCTGGACACCCCGGTCGATCCGCCGGACGCCGCGGACGCCACCTTCGCCACCGACAACTACCAGGCCGGGAAGCTGATCGGCGAGTGGGCCAAGGCGAAGTTCGCCAAGGACGGCAAGCAGGCGAAGATCGCGATGCTCGACCTCAACCCGAACCAGGTCTCCGTCGACGTCAAGCGGGACCAGGGCTTCCTCGCGGGGTTCGGGATCCCGAACGGCGACCCGAACAAGATCGGCGACGAGAACGATCCGCGCATCTCCGGGCACGACGTCACCGACGGCAACGAGGAGGGTGGGCGTACCGCGATGGAGAACCTGCTCCAGAAGGATCCGTCGATCAACCTGGTCTACACCATCAACGAGCCCGCCGCGGCCGGGGCGTATCAGGCGCTCAAGGCGGCCGGCCGGGAGAAGGACGTCACCATCGTCTCGATCGACGGCGGCTGCCCGGGTGTCGACAACGTGGCGAACGGCGTCATCGGGGCCACCTCGATGCAATTCCCGATCAAGATGGCCGAGCTCGGCGTCGAGGCGATCGCGCAGTACGCCAAGGACGGCACCAAACCACAGAACACCGCCGGCAAGGACTTCGTGGACACCGGCGTTCAGCTGATCACCGACGACCCGCAGGCCGGCGTGGAGGCGAAGGACTCCGCGTGGGGCAAGCAGAACTGCTGGGGGTGA
- a CDS encoding putative bifunctional diguanylate cyclase/phosphodiesterase, translated as MRLRRVPRRTGARTSSRLFATYAAASLIPVMVLGAVMWQGYRRDATEQGRRQGLAQAAVIAEMAVAPAMDGADLDHGLTTSQLEGMRKATELAVFHGSILRLRVRGFTGQVVFSDDGSTGGGVPVEDPDFRAAAAGGSRVKVIGGPGQEVIRVVQPLVASASGQAIGVLELYLPYQGIAAQSRAQLAGFAQRVAAGLAALYLVLALLAWWTTRSLGRYAARQEYHATHDMLTGLPNRAAYRTRAERVLADAERDGGHGAVVLLDLNRFKEVNDTLGHHAGDELLQVVATRLRAGLGEDDLLARLGGDEFAMLLPGRDAAQAVAVLERIRDRVAEELVLDGVPLSMEASFGIALYPEHGTGLQDLKLRADAAMYHGKRGTEDIVVFAGGAAGHPHQWLKIQAELRHALERDELVLWYQPKVGLPDATITGVEALVRWQHPERGLLPPGEFLPAAEHSGLIAPLTEWVLRRALADQAGWTATGRDWTLSVNVSARNLDAPGFVGYVAALLAETGARADRLILEVTETALAGDVDTAVRAVKALGELGVGISVDDFGTGYTSLSHLRGLPISEIKVDRAFVADVDRDPQSQAIVRSVIELAHGLGSRVTAEGVETRDIHRWLVAAGCDEAQGWLYGRPVPWPQVAVEPITERTAR; from the coding sequence ATGCGGTTGCGCCGAGTCCCCCGGCGGACAGGTGCGCGGACCAGTTCCCGCCTGTTCGCCACCTATGCTGCCGCCAGCCTGATTCCGGTGATGGTGCTGGGCGCGGTGATGTGGCAGGGCTACCGCCGGGACGCCACCGAGCAGGGCCGGCGGCAGGGGCTGGCGCAGGCCGCGGTGATCGCCGAGATGGCGGTCGCCCCGGCGATGGACGGCGCCGACCTCGACCACGGGCTGACCACCAGCCAGTTGGAGGGCATGCGCAAGGCCACCGAGCTGGCCGTCTTCCACGGCTCGATCCTGCGGCTGCGGGTGCGCGGGTTCACCGGGCAGGTGGTGTTCTCCGACGACGGATCGACCGGCGGCGGGGTGCCGGTGGAGGACCCGGACTTCCGGGCCGCGGCGGCCGGTGGATCGCGGGTCAAGGTGATCGGCGGGCCCGGGCAGGAAGTGATCCGGGTGGTGCAGCCGCTGGTGGCCAGCGCGTCCGGGCAGGCCATCGGGGTGCTGGAGCTGTATCTGCCGTACCAGGGGATCGCCGCGCAGTCGCGGGCGCAGCTCGCCGGGTTCGCCCAGCGGGTGGCGGCCGGCCTGGCCGCCCTGTACCTGGTCCTGGCCCTGCTCGCCTGGTGGACCACCCGGTCGCTGGGCCGGTACGCGGCCCGTCAGGAGTACCACGCCACCCACGACATGCTGACCGGGCTGCCGAACCGGGCGGCGTACCGGACCCGGGCCGAGCGGGTGCTCGCGGACGCCGAGCGGGACGGCGGGCACGGCGCCGTGGTGCTGCTCGACCTCAACCGGTTCAAGGAGGTCAACGACACGCTCGGGCACCACGCCGGCGACGAGCTGCTCCAGGTGGTCGCCACCCGGCTGCGCGCCGGGCTCGGCGAGGACGACCTGCTGGCCCGGCTGGGCGGCGACGAGTTCGCCATGCTGCTGCCCGGGCGGGACGCCGCGCAGGCGGTGGCGGTGCTGGAGCGGATCCGTGACCGGGTCGCCGAGGAGCTGGTGCTGGACGGCGTGCCGCTGAGCATGGAGGCCAGCTTCGGCATCGCGCTCTACCCCGAGCACGGGACCGGGTTGCAGGACCTGAAGCTGCGCGCGGACGCCGCCATGTACCACGGCAAGCGCGGCACCGAGGACATCGTGGTGTTCGCCGGCGGCGCGGCCGGGCACCCGCACCAGTGGCTGAAGATCCAGGCCGAGCTGCGGCACGCACTGGAGCGGGACGAGCTGGTGCTCTGGTACCAGCCCAAGGTCGGCCTGCCGGACGCCACCATCACCGGGGTCGAGGCCCTGGTCCGCTGGCAGCACCCGGAGCGCGGGCTGCTGCCGCCCGGCGAGTTCCTGCCGGCCGCCGAGCACTCCGGGCTGATCGCGCCACTGACCGAGTGGGTGCTGCGCCGCGCGCTGGCAGACCAGGCCGGCTGGACCGCCACCGGCCGGGACTGGACGCTCTCGGTCAACGTGTCGGCCCGCAACCTGGACGCGCCCGGATTCGTCGGGTACGTCGCCGCCCTGCTCGCCGAGACGGGGGCCCGGGCGGACCGGCTGATCCTGGAGGTCACCGAGACGGCGCTGGCCGGGGACGTGGACACCGCGGTCCGGGCGGTCAAAGCGCTCGGCGAGCTCGGCGTGGGCATCTCGGTGGACGACTTCGGCACCGGGTACACCAGCCTGTCGCACCTGCGCGGGCTGCCGATCAGCGAGATCAAGGTCGACCGGGCGTTCGTCGCGGACGTCGACCGGGACCCGCAGAGCCAGGCGATCGTCCGCTCGGTCATCGAGCTGGCACACGGGCTGGGCAGCCGGGTCACCGCCGAGGGCGTGGAGACCCGGGACATTCACCGCTGGCTCGTCGCGGCCGGCTGCGACGAGGCACAGGGCTGGCTGTACGGCCGGCCGGTGCCCTGGCCGCAGGTCGCCGTCGAACCGATCACCGAGAGGACCGCCCGATGA
- a CDS encoding ABC transporter substrate-binding protein: protein MNILRRALALTGVLAVFAVGGCDAAMKNEESGGLDLTGSITADQTLRAVLPQSIRDRGFIRLVTDASYAPMEYFAADGRTIIGFEPDLAAALGAVLGIRLEMVVGDFATSLEEVKKGTYDGVFSSMTDSAEREKKADFVNYFSTGTAILVQRGNPRGIRNLSDLCGKTVAVEAGTYQEGMLARRQKRCGPDPIVVSALKTNADALVHLRTGRAVAVLNDFPPASYLVNDARTNMYYQLVSDMQYETGLFGIAVSKSNPQLRDALRGALQRLINTGTYGELLKRWGLDSGAVTQATVNAGN from the coding sequence ATGAACATCCTCCGCCGCGCTCTGGCGCTGACCGGGGTGCTCGCCGTGTTCGCAGTCGGTGGCTGCGACGCCGCGATGAAGAACGAGGAGAGCGGCGGCCTGGACCTCACCGGCTCGATCACCGCCGACCAGACGTTGCGTGCCGTGCTGCCGCAGAGCATCCGGGACCGCGGGTTCATCCGGCTGGTGACCGACGCCAGCTACGCGCCGATGGAGTACTTCGCCGCGGACGGGCGGACCATCATCGGCTTCGAGCCGGACCTGGCCGCCGCGCTCGGCGCGGTGCTCGGCATCCGGCTGGAGATGGTGGTCGGCGACTTCGCCACCTCGCTGGAGGAGGTGAAAAAGGGCACCTACGACGGGGTGTTCTCGTCGATGACCGACAGCGCCGAGCGGGAGAAGAAGGCGGACTTCGTCAACTACTTCAGCACCGGGACGGCGATCCTGGTGCAGCGCGGGAACCCGCGGGGCATCCGGAACCTGAGCGACCTGTGCGGGAAGACGGTCGCGGTGGAGGCCGGCACGTACCAGGAGGGCATGCTCGCCCGCCGGCAGAAGCGCTGCGGCCCGGACCCGATCGTCGTCTCCGCGCTGAAGACCAACGCGGACGCCCTGGTGCACCTGCGGACCGGGCGCGCGGTGGCCGTGCTCAACGACTTCCCGCCGGCGTCGTACCTGGTCAACGACGCCCGGACCAACATGTACTACCAGCTGGTCTCGGACATGCAGTACGAGACCGGGCTGTTCGGGATCGCGGTGTCGAAGAGCAACCCGCAACTGCGGGACGCGCTGCGGGGCGCCTTGCAGCGGCTGATCAACACCGGGACGTACGGCGAACTGCTCAAGCGCTGGGGCCTCGACTCCGGCGCGGTGACCCAGGCGACGGTGAACGCCGGCAATTGA
- a CDS encoding response regulator transcription factor translates to MIRVGLADDQPLLVASFATLIEATPGMTVAGTARTGHEAVALARSPGADVLLMDIRMPELDGLAATRLITGDPALAGVRVLILTTFEIDEYVFAALRCGASGFLGKSAEPAELLRAVEVVHRGDALLTPAATRSLIARYLARPEHGVAPAPERLAELTDREREVLLLVGSGLSNDGIAEHLTISPHTVKTHVNRTMQKLGAHDRAQLVIAAYEAGLIRPSGSL, encoded by the coding sequence ATGATCAGAGTCGGTCTCGCTGATGATCAGCCGCTGCTGGTGGCGAGCTTCGCCACGCTTATCGAGGCCACCCCCGGGATGACCGTGGCCGGCACCGCCCGGACCGGGCACGAGGCGGTCGCGCTGGCCCGCTCCCCCGGCGCCGACGTGCTGCTGATGGACATCCGGATGCCGGAGCTGGACGGCCTGGCCGCCACCCGCCTGATCACCGGCGACCCGGCGCTGGCCGGCGTGCGGGTGCTGATCCTGACCACGTTCGAGATCGACGAGTACGTGTTCGCCGCGCTGCGCTGCGGCGCGAGCGGCTTCCTGGGCAAGAGCGCCGAACCGGCCGAGCTGCTGCGCGCCGTCGAGGTGGTGCACCGCGGCGACGCCCTGCTCACCCCGGCCGCCACCCGCAGCCTGATCGCGCGGTACCTGGCCCGCCCCGAGCACGGCGTCGCGCCCGCGCCGGAACGCCTGGCCGAGCTCACCGACCGGGAGCGCGAGGTGCTGCTGCTGGTCGGCTCGGGCCTGTCCAACGACGGCATCGCCGAGCACCTGACGATCAGCCCGCACACGGTGAAGACACACGTGAACCGCACGATGCAGAAGCTCGGCGCGCACGACCGGGCGCAGCTGGTGATCGCCGCCTACGAGGCCGGCCTGATCCGGCCCAGCGGATCACTCTGA
- a CDS encoding ABC transporter permease subunit → MIAAEFRKLRTVRSTWLLLITAQLVVAAGVSGLMTSQADALTPEGQRDAIAHAGLVSIFALVLGILAVAGEYRHRTITDTYLTEPRRERVVLAKLAVNVVAGLVFGLVAATVAVTATAIWVAAKGGTMAWSADLWQTAGGAVGWNVAFAALGVGVGALVTNPLAAIAGSLAWIALIEGIVGQLFEHALRWLPFRLGPALEGLGGQGFPSAWSAGLALSGYAVAFVAAAVATTIRRDVS, encoded by the coding sequence ATGATCGCCGCGGAGTTCCGCAAACTGCGGACCGTGCGCAGCACCTGGCTGCTTCTGATCACCGCACAACTGGTCGTGGCGGCCGGGGTCAGCGGGCTGATGACCAGCCAGGCCGACGCGCTCACCCCCGAAGGGCAGCGCGACGCGATCGCCCACGCCGGCCTGGTCTCGATCTTCGCGCTGGTGCTCGGGATCCTCGCCGTGGCCGGCGAGTACCGGCACCGGACGATCACCGACACCTACCTGACCGAGCCGCGCCGGGAGCGGGTCGTGCTCGCCAAGCTGGCCGTCAACGTCGTTGCCGGTCTGGTCTTCGGCCTGGTCGCGGCGACCGTCGCGGTGACCGCCACGGCGATCTGGGTGGCCGCGAAGGGCGGCACGATGGCCTGGAGCGCCGACCTCTGGCAGACGGCCGGCGGCGCGGTCGGCTGGAACGTCGCCTTCGCCGCGCTGGGCGTCGGGGTGGGCGCGCTGGTCACCAATCCGCTCGCCGCGATCGCCGGCTCGCTGGCCTGGATCGCCCTGATCGAGGGGATCGTCGGTCAGCTGTTCGAGCACGCGCTGCGCTGGCTGCCGTTCCGGCTCGGGCCGGCCCTGGAGGGGCTGGGCGGGCAGGGGTTCCCGTCGGCCTGGTCGGCCGGGCTGGCGCTGAGCGGCTATGCCGTGGCGTTCGTGGCGGCCGCGGTGGCCACCACGATCCGCCGGGACGTCAGTTGA
- a CDS encoding ABC transporter permease, with product MGQAELLGVSHMATTAADFEVRRHDSFGLRVQHTLHGNPVLGPLAVLILAIIAFSIVNVRFFSAANLSLVLLQVTVIATIALGQTLIILTAGIDLSAGAIAVFSSVLMAQFCVKAGMPAVLALLLGFACGTAMGALNGMLVTRIKLPPFIVTLGTLTIFFSLNSVVSNSETVRGSDMPPLMTWTGDAFGIGGFQLTYGSIIMLLLFGYFFYALGRTAWGRHVYATGDDVEAARLAGIRTGRVLFSVYTVAGLLYAIGGWILIGRLASASPNVGTEYNLDSITAVVLGGTSLFGGRGGVLGTLIGALIVGVFRNGLQLAGVEVVWQGFAIGLLVLIAVSLDQWIRKVKG from the coding sequence GTGGGGCAAGCAGAACTGCTGGGGGTGAGCCACATGGCGACGACCGCCGCCGACTTCGAGGTACGCCGGCACGACTCGTTCGGCCTCCGCGTGCAGCACACCCTGCACGGCAACCCGGTGCTCGGGCCACTGGCCGTGCTGATCCTGGCGATCATCGCGTTCTCGATCGTCAACGTCCGTTTCTTCTCCGCGGCCAACCTGTCCCTGGTGCTGTTGCAGGTCACCGTGATCGCCACGATCGCGCTCGGGCAGACGCTGATCATCCTGACCGCCGGGATCGACCTGTCGGCCGGCGCGATCGCGGTCTTCTCGTCGGTCCTGATGGCGCAGTTCTGCGTCAAGGCCGGGATGCCGGCGGTGCTCGCGCTGCTGCTCGGGTTCGCCTGCGGCACCGCGATGGGCGCGCTCAACGGGATGCTGGTCACCCGGATCAAGCTGCCGCCGTTCATCGTCACGCTCGGCACGCTGACCATCTTCTTCTCGCTGAACTCGGTGGTCAGCAACAGCGAGACGGTACGCGGGTCGGACATGCCGCCGCTGATGACCTGGACCGGGGACGCGTTCGGGATCGGCGGCTTCCAGCTGACCTACGGCTCGATCATCATGCTGCTGCTGTTCGGATACTTCTTCTACGCGCTCGGGCGGACCGCCTGGGGCCGGCACGTCTACGCCACCGGCGACGACGTGGAGGCGGCCCGGCTGGCCGGCATCCGGACCGGCCGGGTGCTGTTCTCGGTCTACACGGTGGCCGGGCTGCTGTACGCGATCGGCGGCTGGATCCTGATCGGCCGGCTCGCCTCGGCCAGCCCGAACGTCGGCACCGAGTACAACCTGGACTCGATCACCGCGGTGGTGCTCGGCGGGACCAGCCTGTTCGGCGGTCGCGGCGGGGTGCTCGGCACGCTGATCGGCGCGCTGATCGTCGGGGTGTTCCGCAACGGGTTGCAGCTGGCCGGGGTCGAGGTGGTCTGGCAGGGCTTCGCCATCGGCCTGCTGGTGCTGATCGCGGTCTCCCTCGACCAGTGGATCAGGAAGGTGAAGGGATGA
- a CDS encoding ATP-binding cassette domain-containing protein has translation MTSPVLQAKGLTKRYGRVVAIDGSDLELMPGEILAVIGDNGAGKSSLIKALSGALIPDSGEIRLDGEPVQFRNPMEARTAGIETVYQTLAVAPGLDIADNLFLGREERRPGPLGSIFRMLDRRHMRDEAARHMSELGVATLQNIGQAVESLSGGQRQAVAVARAAAFGSKVVILDEPTAALGVKEGNRVLQLIRDVRDRGLPVILISHNMPHVFEVADRIHIQRLGRRIAVITPSSHSMSDAVAIMTGAAPPPGAEEPAQ, from the coding sequence ATGACCTCGCCGGTTTTGCAAGCCAAGGGCCTCACCAAACGGTACGGGCGGGTCGTCGCGATCGACGGCAGCGACCTGGAGCTGATGCCGGGCGAGATCCTCGCGGTGATCGGGGACAACGGCGCCGGCAAGTCGAGCCTGATCAAGGCACTGTCCGGCGCGCTGATCCCGGACAGCGGCGAGATCCGGCTGGACGGGGAGCCGGTGCAGTTCCGCAACCCGATGGAGGCCCGTACGGCCGGCATCGAGACGGTCTACCAGACCCTGGCCGTCGCGCCCGGCCTGGACATCGCCGACAACCTGTTCCTCGGCCGGGAGGAGCGCAGGCCCGGACCGCTGGGATCGATCTTCCGGATGCTGGACCGGCGGCACATGCGCGACGAGGCCGCCCGGCACATGAGCGAACTGGGTGTGGCCACCCTGCAGAACATCGGGCAGGCCGTCGAGTCGCTCTCCGGCGGTCAGCGGCAGGCGGTCGCGGTGGCGCGAGCCGCGGCGTTCGGCAGCAAGGTGGTGATCCTCGACGAGCCGACCGCGGCGCTCGGCGTCAAGGAGGGCAACCGGGTGCTCCAGCTGATCCGGGACGTCCGGGACCGGGGCCTGCCGGTGATTCTGATCAGCCACAACATGCCGCACGTCTTCGAGGTCGCGGACCGGATCCACATCCAGCGGCTGGGCCGCCGGATCGCGGTGATCACCCCGTCCTCGCACTCGATGTCGGACGCCGTCGCGATCATGACGGGGGCGGCTCCGCCGCCCGGGGCGGAGGAACCGGCGCAGTGA
- a CDS encoding ABC transporter ATP-binding protein — protein sequence MTDIELRGLTKRFGTVAAVRELTCTITPGVTGFLGPNGAGKTTTLRMLLGLIRPTAGTAVIGGRAYRDLDRPRRVVGALLEASGFHPGRTARQHLLATAESAGLPRTRVDLVLDEVELTADANRRVGGYSLGMRQRLGLAGALLGDPEVLILDEPANGLDPAGVAWLRTLLRNLAAQGRTVLISSHVLAEVRQTVDRVLIVGDGALRYAGPLTGLDDLESAFLRLTGSAS from the coding sequence ATGACCGACATCGAGCTGCGGGGCCTGACCAAGAGATTCGGGACGGTCGCCGCCGTACGCGAACTGACCTGCACCATCACCCCCGGAGTAACCGGATTCCTGGGCCCCAACGGGGCCGGCAAGACCACCACCCTGCGGATGCTGCTCGGCCTGATCCGGCCGACCGCCGGCACCGCCGTGATCGGCGGACGCGCCTACCGCGACCTGGACCGCCCGCGCCGGGTGGTCGGCGCCCTGCTGGAGGCCTCCGGTTTCCACCCCGGCCGCACCGCCCGGCAGCACCTGCTGGCCACCGCCGAGTCGGCCGGCCTGCCCCGGACCCGGGTCGACCTGGTGCTCGACGAGGTGGAGCTGACCGCCGACGCGAACCGGCGGGTCGGCGGCTACTCGCTCGGCATGCGGCAGCGGCTCGGGCTGGCCGGCGCGCTGCTCGGCGACCCGGAGGTGCTGATCCTGGACGAGCCGGCCAACGGCCTCGACCCGGCCGGGGTGGCCTGGCTGCGAACCCTGCTGCGGAACCTGGCCGCGCAGGGCCGCACCGTGCTGATCTCCAGTCACGTGCTGGCCGAGGTGCGACAGACCGTGGACCGGGTGCTGATCGTCGGGGACGGGGCGCTGCGGTACGCCGGCCCGCTCACCGGACTGGACGACCTGGAGTCGGCGTTCCTCCGGCTGACCGGGAGCGCGTCATGA